The Pleuronectes platessa chromosome 13, fPlePla1.1, whole genome shotgun sequence genome includes a window with the following:
- the LOC128454519 gene encoding uncharacterized protein LOC128454519 isoform X2, with protein sequence MMTHLSLGVIIVAVLAATVADADVKVVCEKDSVKITWRISAELVPNAARLFLGSCMPTQLSVLPTGEGEAHFNYKFADCKFKKLMKGKRLIYQNELTYRPQSKMHPAALIHPIECVSEGQGELVVHMALLNAQLTGLAKTNVIPLGSFMPIWAAVEQKSHQPLLLLMEECVAASTPELHPGSPVYPIIANKGCLLESVRGHSLFLPRYHSSALILYLQSFKLGLGEEVYIHCKLVVWDPADLDETKKTCHYVKDSESWELLDDPLQSSLCSCCDSTCKSRSKRGVEWESHSQSHNSVLGPLVIVEQNPSSEDLGVKD encoded by the exons ATGATGACTCATCTCAGCCTAGGTGTGATAATCGTGGCTGTTTTGGCAGCCACTGTCGCTGATGCAG ATGTCAAAGTAGTCTGTGAAAAGGACTCAGTAAAAATCACATGGAGGATCAGTGCAGAGCTGGTGCCGAATGCCGCTCGTCTCTTCCTGGGGAGCTGCATGCCTACTCAGCTCAGTGTTCTGCCCACTGGGGAGGGGGAAGCTCACTTCAACTATAAGTTTGCAGACTGCAAGTTTAAGAAACTG ATGAAAGGGAAACGCCTTATATATCAAAATGAACTGACTTACAGGCCACAGTCGAAGATGCATCCTGCGGCTTTGATACATCCCATCGAAT GTGTTTCTGAAGGTCAAGGCGAGCTGGTCGTCCACATGGCGCTCCTCAATG CGCAATTAACGGGTTTAGCCAAGACAAACGTCATCCCTCTGGGCTCTTTCATGCCAATATGGGCAGCAGTGGAGCAGAAGTCCCATCaacctctgctgctgctaatgGAGGAGTGTGTGGCAGCCTCTACACCAGAGTTGCACCCCGGCAGCCCGGTTTACCCAATCATTGCCAACAAGGG GTGTCTCTTGGAGAGCGTGAGGGGACACTCTTTGTTCCTCCCTCGATACCACTCGTCTGCTCTCATCCTCTACCTGCAGTCCTTCAAGTTGGGTCttggagaggag GTTTACATCCACTGTAAACTGGTTGTATGGGACCCTGCAGATCTGGATGAGACCAAGAAGACATGTCATTATGTAAAAGACAGTGAAAG CTGGGAGCTGCTTGATGACCCGCTTCAGAGCTCCCTCTGTAGCTGCTGCGATTCAACCTGCAAGTCCCGTTCCAAAAGAGGAGTTGAATGGG AATCACACAGCCAGAGTCACAATTCAGTGTTGGGACCCCTGGTCATCGTGGAGCAAAACCCATCGTCAGAAGACTTGGGTGTAAAGGATTAA
- the nedd8l gene encoding NEDD8 ubiquitin like modifier, like, with protein sequence MLIKVKTLTGKEIEIDIEPTDKVERIKERVEEKEGIPPQQQRLIYSGKQMNDEKTAADYKIQGGSVLHLVLALRGGSAVHSLGCTHPSSSS encoded by the exons ATGCTGATCAAAGTAAAG ACCCTCACTGGAAAAGAAATAGAGATCGACATTGAGCCCACAGACAAG GTGGAGAGGATTAAAGAACGGGTAGAGGAGAAGGAAGGGATCCCCCCGCAGCAACAGAGACTTATCTACAGTGGAAAACAGAT GAACGATGAGAAGACGGCGGCGGACTACAAGATCCAGGGCGGCTCAGTGCTCCATCTCGTGCTGGCGCTGAGAGGAGGGTCGGCGGTCCACAGTCTCGGCTGCACACACCCGTCCTCCTCGTCATGA
- the LOC128455237 gene encoding RING finger protein 212B-like — MDWFHCNQCFTRKGSSFAVSSCGHISCDACIKSKQCSVCGASCSYLPITDEMKPQEKVFFKDPTKLIQSRLQHISQIVNFQWTQMERVTTHFKHKSVELERRLKEVSEQGYRQLTELKRENAALKKQLSELKRETAELKKPLSQRRVSPGQFHTDGTQRMTLPVAVTSPVTPRSRANTHFGSAESQGWTRGRGPSLSSLTTPGSATSISSNSSLHEHVHRTPTSFSTSTR, encoded by the exons ATGGACTGGTTCCACTGTAACCAGTGCTTCACAAGGAAAGGGTCGTCGTTTGCTGTGtccagctgtggccacatctcctgtgatgcatgCATCAAATCTA agcagtgcagtgtgtgtggggcCAGCTGCAGTTATCTGCCCATCACGGATGAG ATGAAACCACAggaaaaagtgtttttcaagGACCCAACGAAGCTGATCCAGTCACGACTGCAGCACATATCACAG ATTGTTAATTTCCAGTGGACACAGATGGAAAGAGTCACGACGCACTTCAAGCACAAGTCTGTTGAATTGGAGAGGCGCCTGAAGGAGGTCTCTGAGCAGGGCTACAG GCAACTGACCGAGCTGAAAAGAGAGAACGCTGCCTTAAAAAAGCAGCTTTCTGAGCTGAAAAGAGAAACTGCCGAATTAAAGAAGCCACTTTCTCAGAGGAGG GTTTCTCCAGGACAATTTCATACAGATGG CACTCAAAGGATGACACTCCCTGTGGCTGTCACCTCCCCAG TTACACCTCGGTCAAGAGCCAACAC TCACTTTGGCTCAGCAGAGTCTCAGGGGTGGACCAGAGGCCGAGGTCccagtctctcctctctcact ACTCCTGGATCAGCCACTTCTATTTCCAGCAACAGTTCTCTTCATGAACATGTACACA GAACACCTACATCCTTCAGCACTTCAACAAGGTAA
- the LOC128455236 gene encoding zona pellucida sperm-binding protein 3-like: MMALFWQGVLLAILVAAMSVNADMKVDCRPDYVTLVWRENRNPVDPSHFRLGNCLPTSFSGREVIFTVGFNDCNFRRLVTGNQLIHSNDLMHISPPDSHELSFTHQVVCSYERPKDWYPPTYNPVFNTFGQGAMVFHIGLMNEDFSGPAESTSFPLGSFIPIMASVELQSHQPLLLLLDECVAAATPELNPGSDLYPIITNKGCLVDSKTSRSKFEPRQKSSEIQLSLQAFKFAIGKEVYLHCQLVAWDPVGLDHTKKACNYIKNHGWELVDNPAYSNLCDCCDSTCKSRKMRSTASGKLGLVKKAVLGPFTITENP, from the exons ATGATGGCTTTGTTTTGGCAAGGGGTGCTGCTCGCCATCCTGGTAGCTGCTATGTCAGTTAATGCAG ACATGAAAGTGGACTGCAGGCCTGATTATGTGACGCTGGTGTGGAGAGAGAACAGGAACCCGGTCGACCCCTCGCACTTTCGTCTCGGTAACTGTCTTCCCACCAGCTTCTCGGGCAGGGAGGTCATTTTCACTGTGGGCTTCAACGACTGTAACTTCAGGAGACTG GTCACTGGGAATCAACTTATACACAGCAATGACCTGATGCACATCTCCCCTCCAGACTCCCACGAACTCTCCTTCACTCACCAAGTTGTGTGTTCGTATGAGAG GCCTAAAGATTGGTACCCCCCCACCTACAACCCTGTGTTCAATACATTTGGTCAAGGAGCGATGGTTTTTCATATTGGACTAATGAATG AGGATTTCTCAGGCCCTGCTGAATCCACCAGTTTTCCTCTGGGCTCCTTCATACCCATCATGGCGAGTGTTGAGCTACAATCCCATCAGCCCTTGCTGCTGCTTCTTGATGAATGTGTTGCTGCCGCCACGCCAGAGCTGAATCCTGGAAGTGATTTATACCCAATAATCACAAATAAGGG ATGTCTTGTGGACAGCAAGACCTCCCGTTCAAAATTTGAACCAAGGCAAAAGTCATCTGAGATCCAGCTGTCCCTTCAAGCGTTTAAGTTTGCCATTGGAAAAGAG GTGTATTTGCACTGCCAACTTGTGGCTTGGGATCCTGTTGGGCTTGACCACACAAAGAAGGCCTGCAACTACATCAAAAATCACGG CTGGGAGCTCGTGGATAACCCTGCATATAGCAACCTATGTGACTGCTGTGACTCAACCTGCAAGTCCAGGAAGATGAGGAGTACCGCCTCGG GGAAGCTTGGGCTGGTAAAGAAAGCCGTCCTCGGGCCTTTCACAATCACTGAGAACCCCTGA
- the LOC128455238 gene encoding zona pellucida sperm-binding protein 3-like, with protein sequence MMALFWQGVLLAILVAAMSVNADMKVDCRPDYVTLVWRENRNPVDPSHFRLGNCLPTSFSGREVIFTVGFNDCNFRRLVTGNQLIHSNDLMHISSPDSHELSFTHQVVCSYERPKDWYPPTYNPVFNTFGQGAMVFHIGLMNEDFSGPAESTSFPLGSFIPIMASVELQSHQPLLLLLDECVAAATPELNPGSDLYPIITNKGCLVDSKTSRSKFEPRQKSSEIQLSLQAFKFAIGKEVYLHCQLVAWDPVGLDHTKKACNYIKNHGWELVDNPAYSNLCDCCDSTCKSRKMRSTASGKLGLVKKAVLGPFTITENP encoded by the exons ATGATGGCTTTGTTTTGGCAAGGGGTGCTGCTCGCCATCCTGGTAGCTGCTATGTCAGTTAATGCAG ACATGAAAGTGGACTGCAGGCCTGATTATGTGACGCTGGTGTGGAGAGAGAACAGGAACCCGGTCGACCCCTCGCACTTTCGTCTCGGTAACTGTCTTCCCACCAGCTTCTCGGGCAGGGAGGTCATTTTCACTGTGGGCTTCAACGACTGTAACTTCAGGAGACTG GTCACTGGGAATCAACTTATACACAGCAATGACctgatgcacatctcctctccAGACTCCCACGAACTCTCCTTCACTCACCAAGTTGTGTGTTCGTATGAGAG GCCTAAAGATTGGTACCCCCCCACCTACAACCCTGTGTTCAATACATTTGGTCAAGGAGCGATGGTTTTTCATATTGGACTAATGAATG AGGATTTCTCAGGCCCTGCTGAATCCACCAGTTTTCCTCTGGGCTCCTTCATACCCATCATGGCGAGTGTTGAGCTACAATCCCATCAGCCCTTGCTGCTGCTTCTTGATGAATGTGTTGCTGCCGCCACGCCAGAGCTGAATCCTGGAAGTGATTTATACCCAATAATCACAAATAAGGG ATGTCTTGTGGACAGCAAGACCTCCCGTTCAAAATTTGAACCAAGGCAAAAGTCATCTGAGATCCAGCTGTCCCTTCAAGCGTTTAAGTTTGCCATTGGAAAAGAG GTGTATTTGCACTGCCAACTTGTGGCTTGGGATCCTGTTGGGCTTGACCACACAAAGAAGGCCTGCAACTACATCAAAAATCACGG CTGGGAGCTCGTGGATAACCCTGCATATAGCAACCTATGTGACTGCTGTGACTCAACCTGCAAGTCCAGGAAGATGAGGAGTACCGCCTCGG GGAAGCTTGGGCTGGTAAAGAAAGCCGTCCTCGGGCCTTTCACAATCACTGAGAACCCCTGA
- the LOC128454519 gene encoding uncharacterized protein LOC128454519 isoform X1, whose amino-acid sequence MMTHLSLGVIIVAVLAATVADADVKVVCEKDSVKITWRISAELVPNAARLFLGSCMPTQLSVLPTGEGEAHFNYKFADCKFKKLMKGKRLIYQNELTYRPQSKMHPAALIHPIECVYKRPESWIPPFLKPGSGVSEGQGELVVHMALLNAQLTGLAKTNVIPLGSFMPIWAAVEQKSHQPLLLLMEECVAASTPELHPGSPVYPIIANKGCLLESVRGHSLFLPRYHSSALILYLQSFKLGLGEEVYIHCKLVVWDPADLDETKKTCHYVKDSESWELLDDPLQSSLCSCCDSTCKSRSKRGVEWESHSQSHNSVLGPLVIVEQNPSSEDLGVKD is encoded by the exons ATGATGACTCATCTCAGCCTAGGTGTGATAATCGTGGCTGTTTTGGCAGCCACTGTCGCTGATGCAG ATGTCAAAGTAGTCTGTGAAAAGGACTCAGTAAAAATCACATGGAGGATCAGTGCAGAGCTGGTGCCGAATGCCGCTCGTCTCTTCCTGGGGAGCTGCATGCCTACTCAGCTCAGTGTTCTGCCCACTGGGGAGGGGGAAGCTCACTTCAACTATAAGTTTGCAGACTGCAAGTTTAAGAAACTG ATGAAAGGGAAACGCCTTATATATCAAAATGAACTGACTTACAGGCCACAGTCGAAGATGCATCCTGCGGCTTTGATACATCCCATCGAATGTGTTTATAAAAG ACCTGAGTCGTGGATTCCCCCATTCCTGAAACCTGGCTCAGGTGTTTCTGAAGGTCAAGGCGAGCTGGTCGTCCACATGGCGCTCCTCAATG CGCAATTAACGGGTTTAGCCAAGACAAACGTCATCCCTCTGGGCTCTTTCATGCCAATATGGGCAGCAGTGGAGCAGAAGTCCCATCaacctctgctgctgctaatgGAGGAGTGTGTGGCAGCCTCTACACCAGAGTTGCACCCCGGCAGCCCGGTTTACCCAATCATTGCCAACAAGGG GTGTCTCTTGGAGAGCGTGAGGGGACACTCTTTGTTCCTCCCTCGATACCACTCGTCTGCTCTCATCCTCTACCTGCAGTCCTTCAAGTTGGGTCttggagaggag GTTTACATCCACTGTAAACTGGTTGTATGGGACCCTGCAGATCTGGATGAGACCAAGAAGACATGTCATTATGTAAAAGACAGTGAAAG CTGGGAGCTGCTTGATGACCCGCTTCAGAGCTCCCTCTGTAGCTGCTGCGATTCAACCTGCAAGTCCCGTTCCAAAAGAGGAGTTGAATGGG AATCACACAGCCAGAGTCACAATTCAGTGTTGGGACCCCTGGTCATCGTGGAGCAAAACCCATCGTCAGAAGACTTGGGTGTAAAGGATTAA
- the LOC128454726 gene encoding uncharacterized protein LOC128454726 isoform X1 produces MMTHLSLGVIIVAVLAATVADADVKVVCEKDSVKITWRISAELVPNAARLFLGSCMPTQLSVLPTGEGEAHFNYKFADCKFKKLMKGKRLIYQNELTYRPQSKMHPAALIHPIECVYKRPESWIPPFLKPGSGVSEGQGELVVHMALLNAQLTGLAKTNVIPLGSFMPIWAAVEQKSHQPLLLLMEECVAASTPELHPGSPVYPIIANKGCLLESVRGHSLFLPRYHSSALILYLQSFKLGLGEEVYIHCKLVVWDPADLDETKKTCHYVKDSESWELLDDPLQSSLCSCCDSTCKSRSKRGVEWESHSQSHNSVLGPLVIVEQNPSSEDLGVKD; encoded by the exons ATGATGACTCATCTCAGCCTAGGTGTGATAATCGTGGCTGTTTTGGCAGCCACTGTCGCTGATGCAG ATGTCAAAGTAGTCTGTGAAAAGGACTCAGTAAAAATCACATGGAGGATCAGTGCAGAGCTGGTGCCGAATGCCGCTCGTCTCTTCCTGGGGAGCTGCATGCCTACTCAGCTCAGTGTTCTGCCCACTGGGGAGGGGGAAGCTCACTTCAACTATAAGTTTGCAGACTGCAAGTTTAAGAAACTG ATGAAAGGGAAACGCCTTATATATCAAAATGAACTGACTTACAGGCCACAGTCGAAGATGCATCCTGCGGCTTTGATACATCCCATCGAATGTGTTTATAAAAG ACCTGAGTCGTGGATTCCCCCATTCCTGAAGCCTGGCTCAGGTGTTTCTGAAGGTCAAGGCGAGCTGGTCGTCCACATGGCGCTCCTCAATG CGCAATTAACGGGTTTAGCCAAGACAAACGTCATCCCTCTGGGCTCTTTCATGCCAATATGGGCAGCAGTGGAGCAGAAGTCCCATCaacctctgctgctgctaatgGAGGAGTGTGTGGCAGCCTCTACACCAGAGTTGCACCCCGGCAGCCCGGTTTACCCAATCATTGCCAACAAGGG GTGTCTCTTGGAAAGCGTGAGGGGACACTCTTTGTTCCTCCCTCGATACCACTCGTCTGCTCTCATCCTCTACCTGCAGTCCTTCAAGTTGGGTCttggagaggag GTTTACATCCACTGTAAACTGGTTGTATGGGACCCTGCAGATCTGGATGAGACCAAGAAGACATGTCATTATGTAAAAGACAGTGAAAG CTGGGAGCTGCTCGATGACCCGCTTCAGAGCTCCCTCTGTAGCTGCTGCGATTCAACCTGCAAGTCCCGTTCCAAAAGAGGAGTTGAATGGG AATCACACAGCCAGAGTCACAATTCAGTGTTGGGACCCCTGGTCATCGTGGAGCAAAACCCATCGTCAGAAGACTTGGGTGTAAAGGATTAA
- the LOC128454726 gene encoding uncharacterized protein LOC128454726 isoform X2: MMTHLSLGVIIVAVLAATVADADVKVVCEKDSVKITWRISAELVPNAARLFLGSCMPTQLSVLPTGEGEAHFNYKFADCKFKKLMKGKRLIYQNELTYRPQSKMHPAALIHPIECVSEGQGELVVHMALLNAQLTGLAKTNVIPLGSFMPIWAAVEQKSHQPLLLLMEECVAASTPELHPGSPVYPIIANKGCLLESVRGHSLFLPRYHSSALILYLQSFKLGLGEEVYIHCKLVVWDPADLDETKKTCHYVKDSESWELLDDPLQSSLCSCCDSTCKSRSKRGVEWESHSQSHNSVLGPLVIVEQNPSSEDLGVKD; the protein is encoded by the exons ATGATGACTCATCTCAGCCTAGGTGTGATAATCGTGGCTGTTTTGGCAGCCACTGTCGCTGATGCAG ATGTCAAAGTAGTCTGTGAAAAGGACTCAGTAAAAATCACATGGAGGATCAGTGCAGAGCTGGTGCCGAATGCCGCTCGTCTCTTCCTGGGGAGCTGCATGCCTACTCAGCTCAGTGTTCTGCCCACTGGGGAGGGGGAAGCTCACTTCAACTATAAGTTTGCAGACTGCAAGTTTAAGAAACTG ATGAAAGGGAAACGCCTTATATATCAAAATGAACTGACTTACAGGCCACAGTCGAAGATGCATCCTGCGGCTTTGATACATCCCATCGAAT GTGTTTCTGAAGGTCAAGGCGAGCTGGTCGTCCACATGGCGCTCCTCAATG CGCAATTAACGGGTTTAGCCAAGACAAACGTCATCCCTCTGGGCTCTTTCATGCCAATATGGGCAGCAGTGGAGCAGAAGTCCCATCaacctctgctgctgctaatgGAGGAGTGTGTGGCAGCCTCTACACCAGAGTTGCACCCCGGCAGCCCGGTTTACCCAATCATTGCCAACAAGGG GTGTCTCTTGGAAAGCGTGAGGGGACACTCTTTGTTCCTCCCTCGATACCACTCGTCTGCTCTCATCCTCTACCTGCAGTCCTTCAAGTTGGGTCttggagaggag GTTTACATCCACTGTAAACTGGTTGTATGGGACCCTGCAGATCTGGATGAGACCAAGAAGACATGTCATTATGTAAAAGACAGTGAAAG CTGGGAGCTGCTCGATGACCCGCTTCAGAGCTCCCTCTGTAGCTGCTGCGATTCAACCTGCAAGTCCCGTTCCAAAAGAGGAGTTGAATGGG AATCACACAGCCAGAGTCACAATTCAGTGTTGGGACCCCTGGTCATCGTGGAGCAAAACCCATCGTCAGAAGACTTGGGTGTAAAGGATTAA